Proteins from a genomic interval of Geoanaerobacter pelophilus:
- a CDS encoding arsenate reductase ArsC: MKKRILFLCTHNSCRSQMAEALVNHYLGDRFQAYSAGTETTRVNPLAIQVLSELGIVMTGHRSKSLDEFEDQQFDHVVTLCDSANEQCPIFFGGIRRVHIGFDDPSRFAGTIEELLPEFRRVRDEILEQLTSYLTDSPNS; this comes from the coding sequence ATGAAAAAGCGTATCCTGTTTCTCTGTACCCACAACTCTTGTCGTTCCCAGATGGCAGAAGCGCTCGTAAACCACTACCTCGGCGACCGTTTCCAGGCTTATTCCGCCGGAACTGAAACGACCCGAGTCAATCCACTAGCTATCCAGGTCCTGTCGGAACTGGGTATAGTGATGACCGGCCACAGGTCCAAGTCCCTTGACGAGTTCGAAGATCAGCAATTCGACCATGTCGTCACTCTATGCGATTCTGCCAACGAACAGTGCCCAATCTTCTTTGGAGGAATTCGCCGGGTGCATATTGGCTTCGATGATCCCTCAAGGTTTGCCGGCACCATCGAAGAGCTCCTACCTGAGTTCCGGCGGGTAAGGGATGAGATTCTGGAGCAGCTTACTAGCTATCTGACTGATTCTCCAAATTCATGA
- a CDS encoding NF038129 family PEP-CTERM protein, which translates to MNFLKIKLFIVSVIMFAASSAFADLSFDVSIDTSRINRTRGFLYLQYGGLNGVPSSVNVREIRFAESGFISGPPSDQVVDGSAVIGRLPSFVHFNNTNGTNDYNQGYWFKNLLKFNISFPGPPVGTPDGGSSTFSLCIFRDEIGLQPLFNADGINGSVAGSLFNINLMNDGSTSTEIFASEASVTPTPAPIPTAAWLLGSGLMGLVGIRRRRK; encoded by the coding sequence ATGAACTTCTTGAAAATCAAACTGTTTATTGTGAGCGTCATCATGTTTGCCGCCAGCTCGGCGTTTGCAGACCTCAGTTTCGACGTATCAATTGACACCTCAAGGATTAACCGAACCAGAGGTTTTCTCTATCTTCAGTACGGTGGACTTAACGGGGTTCCTTCATCAGTCAATGTTCGCGAAATCAGATTCGCAGAATCAGGTTTTATCAGTGGTCCTCCTTCCGATCAAGTTGTCGACGGCAGTGCTGTGATCGGACGCCTGCCAAGCTTTGTGCATTTCAATAATACAAACGGAACAAATGATTATAATCAGGGTTATTGGTTCAAAAATCTCCTGAAATTCAATATCTCCTTCCCCGGCCCTCCTGTTGGCACTCCGGATGGCGGCAGCAGTACCTTCTCCCTATGCATTTTCCGGGACGAAATCGGTTTACAGCCCCTTTTTAATGCCGACGGTATTAATGGTTCAGTGGCTGGTTCCCTCTTTAACATCAACCTTATGAACGACGGCAGCACAAGCACCGAAATTTTTGCCAGCGAAGCTAGTGTCACCCCGACACCGGCGCCGATCCCGACCGCAGCCTGGCTGCTCGGCTCCGGGCTCATGGGGCTGGTGGGAATCAGGAGACGCCGGAAGTAG
- a CDS encoding 5'-nucleotidase C-terminal domain-containing protein, translated as MKKKKFTKKFLATAALSAQLVALGAGAAWAVPAANLKVKLLAINDFHGQLSPKTVSGRPAGGAAVLASYLKKAQSGMEDRTIIVSDGDFVGASPANSALLQDEPSIQFLNTLANPYCLTDKMNARCNLLATVGNHEFDEGTAELFRMMNGGNHAKGPFIENPYSGAHFPYIAANVIDTATGKPLLPPYIIKTVRNTPIAFIGAILKDTPNIVAPAGVVGLTFIDEATAINSYIPELQAKGVKAIVGVIHQGAADVDTIVGKLDGEIDLVISGHSHGSVNKLVNNVAGRPVLVTQAYSAGTAYADINIEISPSSKDIVAKSANIVTTFGDAGAGLTPDTAVAGIVATADTVVAPLVSVPVGETSDLITRSQTPAGESALGNLIADAQRAYEGTDFAFMNPGGIRADLDKGIVTWGELFTIQPFGNQMVRMSMTGQQIYDLLAQQWSNPASPKMLQISGLSYSWINNGAGKAGTINEVRKNGVEIDTAATYTVTTNNFLSGGGDGFTVFKNGLNPVIDAADIDVLVSYIRSLPVPFDVNIDNRIVRSEAAPIQFVYTSDAHYGITRKDLVASTATVNAQAVNQALVASINSLQSTIAPVAIPCDNGVNACASSVGALDFVAETGDVANRQEASKLIQSAAASWTQFEADYLNGLTVTDRNNTKAPLYLVPGNHDVSNAIGYYKTLSPAFDATSYVNIYNLMLNPITPLTNAGFIGTSATDAAASYAGNKVYYSKDIGGVHFVFIGMWPDSAARAWMDADLRKVSSTTPVVLFTHDEPLLETKHLINPNEVRNHTINSTDKFENLVLGEGAGGYASVATINDPSTVEQRALVAWLKNHKNVVAYFHGNTNYNEFYTYAGPDSDISLNTFRVDSPMKGMVSGIDAANGIGDPSKLSFQVVSIDPGATQMTVREYLWNTKTWGTSKTVSLAPRSN; from the coding sequence GTGAAAAAAAAGAAATTCACCAAAAAATTCCTGGCAACCGCTGCCTTGTCCGCCCAACTGGTGGCTCTTGGCGCCGGTGCTGCCTGGGCTGTCCCGGCAGCAAACCTCAAGGTAAAGCTGTTGGCAATCAATGATTTCCACGGCCAGTTGTCACCCAAGACCGTTAGCGGTCGCCCGGCCGGCGGAGCAGCGGTACTCGCCTCATACTTGAAGAAAGCCCAGAGCGGCATGGAAGACCGCACCATCATTGTCAGTGACGGCGACTTTGTCGGCGCTTCGCCCGCCAACTCGGCCCTGTTGCAGGACGAGCCGTCGATCCAGTTCCTCAACACCCTGGCCAACCCTTACTGCCTGACCGACAAGATGAATGCACGTTGTAACCTTCTTGCCACCGTCGGCAACCACGAGTTCGACGAGGGAACAGCCGAACTGTTCCGGATGATGAACGGCGGCAACCATGCCAAAGGTCCGTTCATCGAGAACCCTTACTCCGGCGCGCATTTTCCCTACATCGCCGCCAACGTGATCGACACTGCCACCGGTAAGCCCCTCCTGCCTCCCTACATCATCAAAACCGTGAGAAACACTCCGATCGCCTTTATCGGTGCCATCCTCAAGGATACGCCGAACATCGTGGCCCCGGCCGGCGTAGTGGGCCTCACCTTCATCGATGAGGCAACCGCCATCAACAGCTATATCCCGGAACTGCAGGCCAAAGGGGTCAAGGCAATCGTTGGGGTCATCCATCAGGGTGCTGCCGACGTCGATACCATCGTCGGCAAACTCGACGGCGAAATCGACCTGGTTATCTCCGGTCACAGTCACGGTAGTGTCAATAAACTGGTCAACAACGTTGCCGGCAGGCCGGTGCTGGTCACCCAGGCCTACTCCGCCGGTACTGCCTATGCCGACATCAATATCGAAATAAGCCCCTCCAGCAAGGATATCGTTGCCAAGTCAGCCAACATCGTCACCACCTTCGGCGATGCCGGAGCAGGCCTGACCCCTGATACCGCCGTGGCTGGAATAGTTGCCACTGCCGATACCGTGGTAGCGCCGTTGGTTTCTGTTCCTGTTGGTGAGACCTCGGATCTCATCACCAGGAGCCAGACCCCGGCCGGCGAATCGGCACTCGGCAACCTTATTGCCGATGCCCAGCGCGCCTATGAAGGGACCGACTTTGCCTTCATGAATCCTGGCGGGATCCGTGCCGACCTTGATAAAGGCATCGTAACCTGGGGAGAGCTCTTCACTATCCAGCCGTTCGGCAACCAGATGGTGCGGATGTCCATGACCGGACAGCAGATCTATGACCTGCTCGCCCAGCAGTGGAGCAACCCCGCGTCGCCAAAGATGCTGCAGATCTCAGGCCTCAGCTACAGCTGGATCAACAATGGCGCCGGCAAAGCAGGTACAATCAACGAAGTACGCAAAAACGGGGTAGAAATCGATACGGCTGCCACTTATACCGTGACCACCAACAACTTCCTCTCAGGCGGCGGCGACGGCTTTACCGTTTTCAAGAACGGCCTCAACCCGGTTATTGATGCCGCGGATATCGACGTGCTCGTCTCCTACATCAGAAGCCTGCCAGTGCCTTTTGATGTCAATATCGACAACAGGATTGTCCGGAGCGAAGCGGCCCCGATCCAGTTCGTTTACACCTCTGACGCCCATTACGGTATCACGCGGAAAGATCTCGTTGCGTCAACGGCTACGGTAAACGCTCAGGCCGTCAACCAGGCCCTGGTTGCTTCGATCAACAGCCTGCAATCCACAATCGCACCAGTTGCGATCCCGTGCGACAACGGAGTAAATGCCTGTGCCAGCTCTGTCGGCGCACTGGATTTCGTTGCCGAAACCGGCGATGTCGCCAATCGTCAGGAAGCATCCAAACTAATCCAAAGTGCCGCTGCCTCCTGGACACAATTTGAAGCCGACTATCTTAACGGGCTGACCGTAACCGACCGTAACAATACCAAGGCTCCACTCTATCTGGTGCCGGGCAACCATGACGTCAGCAACGCCATCGGCTACTACAAGACTTTGAGCCCTGCCTTTGACGCCACCTCGTACGTGAATATCTACAACCTGATGCTGAACCCGATAACACCGCTCACCAACGCCGGCTTTATCGGCACCTCGGCCACTGATGCCGCTGCGAGCTACGCCGGCAACAAGGTTTACTATTCGAAGGATATCGGTGGCGTCCACTTTGTCTTCATCGGCATGTGGCCGGACAGCGCCGCTCGGGCCTGGATGGATGCCGACCTGCGCAAGGTCAGCTCAACCACGCCGGTGGTCCTTTTCACCCACGACGAACCGCTCCTGGAAACCAAGCACCTGATCAACCCCAACGAAGTCAGAAACCATACCATCAACTCCACCGATAAATTCGAAAACCTGGTGCTGGGCGAAGGTGCCGGCGGCTATGCAAGCGTTGCCACCATCAATGACCCCAGCACTGTCGAGCAGAGGGCGCTGGTTGCCTGGCTCAAGAACCACAAGAACGTGGTGGCCTACTTCCACGGCAATACCAACTACAACGAGTTCTACACCTATGCCGGGCCGGATAGCGACATCAGCCTGAATACCTTCCGCGTCGATTCCCCGATGAAAGGCATGGTTTCAGGGATCGACGCCGCCAATGGCATTGGCGATCCGAGCAAACTGTCGTTTCAGGTGGTCTCGATCGATCCGGGTGCAACGCAAATGACTGTGCGCGAGTATCTCTGGAATACCAAGACCTGGGGCACTTCCAAGACCGTATCGCTGGCTCCGCGCAGCAACTGA
- a CDS encoding DUF4082 domain-containing protein — MKSALRTLAIAALGVVCYAGTSFAAVAVDFTGTAVDWNDGNNYTIGWSFTANQDLFVNSLGVYAAPEFGTGNRVFTETHAVGIFDANQNLLASTAVSNADSLNGLFRYHSLDTKLALTKNATYFIAAYMGADQMAIGTVGSSVNPLITYTGSYYTTSNSLSFPALNDGTITVADGTFGPNMEVTPTPIPAAFWLLGSGLGMLGAVRRRNNN, encoded by the coding sequence ATGAAATCCGCACTTCGCACCCTTGCCATCGCAGCGCTGGGCGTCGTCTGCTATGCCGGCACCAGCTTTGCTGCAGTAGCTGTCGACTTTACCGGTACCGCCGTTGATTGGAACGATGGCAACAACTACACCATCGGCTGGAGCTTCACCGCCAACCAGGACCTCTTTGTCAACTCTCTCGGTGTCTATGCCGCTCCTGAATTCGGCACCGGCAACCGTGTCTTTACCGAGACTCACGCTGTGGGCATTTTCGATGCCAACCAGAATCTGCTTGCCTCCACTGCAGTCAGCAATGCCGACTCTCTTAACGGCTTGTTCCGTTATCACTCCCTCGACACAAAGTTGGCGCTGACCAAGAATGCCACTTACTTCATCGCTGCATACATGGGTGCCGACCAGATGGCAATCGGCACCGTCGGCTCTTCGGTCAATCCTTTGATCACCTACACCGGCAGCTATTACACGACCAGCAACAGCTTGAGTTTCCCGGCACTTAATGACGGCACAATCACTGTAGCGGACGGCACATTCGGCCCGAACATGGAGGTAACCCCTACCCCGATTCCGGCCGCCTTCTGGCTGCTCGGCTCAGGACTCGGCATGCTCGGCGCAGTCCGCCGCAGAAACAACAATTAA